CGCCCGTGCGCCTCGAACTCAAGGTGCTGGCGAACTCGCGCGACTTCCATGGCGATACCCACGGGCGGCCGGACTGGCGCTTCGTGCAGGAGCGTCTGCCGGCCGAGGGCGGCGCTGGCCGCCTGCGGGTGGCCGCCTGGGACGGCGCGCCGTCCTGGACGCTGAGCTGGCACAGCGACGCGCCCGCCGACTACCGGCCGTCCGGCCAGTGGTACTGGAGCTACGCCTACCCCGAGGAGGCGGCGCGCGGTCTCAATTCCGTTGAGGACAACTACTGCCTGGGCATTCTCGACGTGCGGCTGGCGGCCGGCGGCCGTGTCGATCTGCTGGCGTCCGCCGAGCCGCTCGACTGCTGGCCGACCACCGACGAGCTGGCCGAGCAGGCCGTTCGCCGTCGCCGCGAGCAAGTGCTGGCAGCCGCTCTGCCGCCCTCCCGCGCGTCAGAGCGGCTGGTGGCGGCTGCCGACCAGTTCCTGGTTCGGCGCGCCTCGACGGACGGCACGACGGTCATCGCCGGCTACCCCTGGTTTGGCGACTGGGGCCGCGACACGATGATCGCGCTGCCCGGCCTGACCCTGACCACGCAGCGCTTCGCCGAGGCCCGCGAGATCCTCCGGACGTTTGCGCGGTACTGCGACCGGGGCCTGCTGCCGAATCGCTTTCCCGACCACGGCGAAGCGCCCGAGTACAACACGGTCGATGCCACGCTGTGGTGGTTTCACGCCCTCGACCGATACTGGCGGCTCAGCGGCGACGACACGCTCGTGCACGAGCAGTTCCCGCTGCTGACCGGCGTGATCGACTGGCATCTGCGCGGCGCCCGCCACTGCATCCGCGCGGATCCGGCGGACGGGCTCCTCCAGGCCGGCGAGCCGGGCGTCCAGCTCACCTGGATGGACGCCCGCATCGGCGACTGGGTGGTGACGCCGCGCTACGGCAAGCCGGTCGAGGTGAACGCGCTCTGGCTCAACGCCCTGAGCGTCATGGCGCGGTTCGCGGAGCACCTGTCCGTGGACGCCAGCCGCTACCGGCGGCTGGCCGAGCAC
The window above is part of the Chloroflexota bacterium genome. Proteins encoded here:
- a CDS encoding glycogen debranching enzyme family protein; translation: MDRPDLREWLSTNGLGGYASATVSGANTRRYHGLLVAALEPPGRRTVLLSRLDETAIVGGEVYDLATNLWASGITAPEGFRHLTAFEPEPVPTWTFGVGPGRLVKRVASLPGHNAVAVSYQLEVGPPVRLELKVLANSRDFHGDTHGRPDWRFVQERLPAEGGAGRLRVAAWDGAPSWTLSWHSDAPADYRPSGQWYWSYAYPEEAARGLNSVEDNYCLGILDVRLAAGGRVDLLASAEPLDCWPTTDELAEQAVRRRREQVLAAALPPSRASERLVAAADQFLVRRASTDGTTVIAGYPWFGDWGRDTMIALPGLTLTTQRFAEAREILRTFARYCDRGLLPNRFPDHGEAPEYNTVDATLWWFHALDRYWRLSGDDTLVHEQFPLLTGVIDWHLRGARHCIRADPADGLLQAGEPGVQLTWMDARIGDWVVTPRYGKPVEVNALWLNALSVMARFAEHLSVDASRYRRLAEHARQGMQQFWSAEHGYLFDVISPNGAGDPTLRPNLLFAFSLPTSAFTREQGEQVLAVVRERLLTPYGPRSLAPGSPGYDGHYAGDAFHRDSVYHQGAVWPWLLGAYADALVNVRGRTPAVLGELRERVAPLLRHLEAEACLGSVSEIFDGDPPHAPNGCVAQAWSVAELLRVHAMTVSPA